A single genomic interval of Littorina saxatilis isolate snail1 linkage group LG17, US_GU_Lsax_2.0, whole genome shotgun sequence harbors:
- the LOC138952118 gene encoding zinc transporter ZIP9-like, whose protein sequence is MDDIWTLIMLSLAMLVGCYLAGVIPLTISLSEEKLKLVTVMGAGLLVGTALAVIIPEGVNAMYTSGGGHHHHHGEEAPAVVKVVEKAAKEAQVADAAGGVGTDHDHEHEQGHDHKNHNMMEEHSIIGISLVVGFVFMLLVDQMGGNFHSHAPPGDAELAIQGPQNRNKITATLGLVVHAAADGVAMGAAITMSETHITMIVFLAIMLHKAPAAFGLVSFLLHENFDRSRIRKHLLCFSVAAPLLTVLTYFGLSQKSTESLSDMHTTGIAMLFSAGTFLYVATVHVLPEISTVQTKHTMADGTVVIRESKGFKNFELLALVAGTIVPVLLAIGHKH, encoded by the exons ATGGATGACATTTGGACGCTGATAATGCTCTCCCTAGCAATGCTAGTGGGGTGCTATTTAGCTGGAGTGATACCACTTACAATATCATTATCAGAG GAAAAGCTGAAGCTGGTGACAGTGATGGGAGCTGGACTGCTGGTGGGTACAGCCCTGGCTGTTATCATTCCAGAGGGTGTTAATGCCATGTACACCAGTGGTGGGG gccaccatcatcaccacggAGAAGAAGCACCAGCGGTCGTCAAGGTGGTTGAGAAGGCAGCAAAAGAGGCTCAAGTGGCAGATGCTGCAGGGGGTGTGGGAACAGACCATGATCATGAACACGAGCAAGGGCATGATCATAAGAATCACAACATGATGGAGGAACACTCAATCATCGGCATCAGTCTTGTCGTCGGTTTCGTCTTCATGCTGCTGGTGGATCAGATGGGCGGCAACTTTCACTCGCACGCTCCTCCAG GTGATGCAGAGCTGGCAATTCAGGGTCcacaaaacaggaacaaaatcaCTGCTACATTGGGGCTTGTTGTACATGCTGCAG ctGATGGGGTTGCCATGGGAGCTGCAATAACAATGTCAGAAACACACATCACAATGATTGTCTTCCTGGCAATTATGCTTCACAAG GCTCCTGCAGCTTTTGGCCTGGTGTCGTTTCTTCTCCACGAAAACTTTGACCGCTCGAGGATACGTAAACATCTTCTGTGCTTTTCTGTGGCTGCACCGTTGCTCACTGTCCTCACATACTTTGGTTTGAGTCAG AAGAGCACAGAATCTCTGTCCGACATGCACACCACTGGTATCGCTATGCTGTTCAGCGCCGGCACATTCCTCTATGTCGCCACGGTCCACGTTTTGCCCGAGATATCCACCGTACAAACCAAGCACACCATGGCAGATGGCACTGTAGTTATCAGAGAAAGCAAAGGCTTTAAAAATTTTGAGCTACTGGCTCTTGTGGCTGGTACAATTGTGCCTGTTTTGTTAGCTATTGGGCATAAACATTGA